Proteins from a genomic interval of Cottoperca gobio chromosome 8, fCotGob3.1, whole genome shotgun sequence:
- the ppfia3 gene encoding liprin-alpha-3, whose protein sequence is MMCEVMPTISEDGRSGGGGSSSPAGSGGGTGGVGGIGGYGSRDSRGSGSSGSGGGGSDEGGSTGNLESLMVNMLTERERLIDSLRETQDCLGTAHLRLRDLGHEKESLQRQLSIALPQEFAVLTKELNLCREQLLEREEEIAELKAERNNTRLLLEHLECLVSRHERSLRMTVVKRQAQSPAGVSSEVEVLKALKSLFEHHKALDEKVRERLRVALERVASLEEELQTSSQEVLSLREQIKRRQQGLENGKERLPNGPSSILEDADVDRQREGEIERQRSELGQLKERLALMCRQVGEIEEQLTSARRELARSEEANQKLQRDVKEALCQREDMEERITTLERRYLSAQREATSLHDTKDKLENELASKDSLYRQSEEKNRQLQERLDDAKQKLQQTLQRAETLPEIEAQLAQRVAALNKVRRKRHGNFEERLRQMEAQLEEKNQELQRARQRERMNDEHNKRLSDTVDKLLSESNERLQLHLKERMAALEEKNALSEELSNMKKLQDDLLANKDQLIVELERIQLELDQLRARQGGSYSSRSLPGSALELRYSHGCGSLPAGSTTHLDPFGNASTGSMVRLSHRPRWSSAREDSTKYPDWESGALLGTGFEPGLDVGCSDDEDDGETLFGSELMSPTGQTDVQTLAIMLQEQLEAINKEIKLIQEEKENTELRAEEIENRVSVALDSPPIPPSSLGRDSTGRGFIPSSITSSTLASPSPPSSGHSTPRLPHSPARETDRQNSKDDDRSLALLDSTPPSTPRALRLERMTLTHPGAMLDDPREFRSLSADGSSSNSSQDSLHKSSKKKSIKSSIGRLFGKKEKGRMGQPGRDGSSSLASTPSEDMAPGDPMGINKSGTLGPADKDRRSKKKHELLEEACRQGLPFASWDGPTVVSWLELWVGMPAWYVAACRSNVKSGAIMANLSDTEIQREIGISNPLHRLKLRLAIQEMVSLTSPSAPASTRSSTSNVWMTHAEMETLNAATKPPEFKEFSWDQILAYGDMNHEWVGNDWLPSLGLPLYRSYFMESLVDARMLDHLTKKELRGQLKMVDSFHRVSLHYGIMCLKRLNYDRKELERRREESVHQNKDVMVWSNERVMCWVQNIGLKEYGDNLRESGVHGSLLALDDTFDYTDLALLLQIPNQNTQARQLLEQEYNSLLSMGTDRRPDEDGVKTFTRSPSWRKMFREKDLRGVTSDSAETLPANFRASAISTPSVTLRKVQSDASSGARGESASVRTYSC, encoded by the exons ATGATGTGCGAGGTGATGCCCACCATCTCGGAGGACGGGCGCAGTGGCGGAGGAGGCTCGTCTTCCCCGGCGGGGAGCGGAGGAGGGACTGGAGGGGTGGGAGGCATAGGGGGCTACGGCAGCAGGGATTCCCGCGGCAGTGGCAGCAGTGGTAGTGGGGGTGGTGGCAGCGATGAGGGGGGCAGCACGGGCAACCTGGAGTCCCTGATGGTGAACATGctgacggagagggagaggctgATTGATAGCCTGAGGGAGACCCAGGACTGTCTGGGGACGGCACACCTACGTCTGCGAGACTTGGGCCATGAGAAGGAGTCACTCCAGAGGCAACTGTCCATCGCCCTGCCACAG GAGTTTGCAGTGCTGACCAAAGAGCTGAACCTCTGCCGGGAACAGCTgttggagagagaggaggagatagcAGAGCTGAAGGCGGAGAGGAACAACACACGA ctgctgctggaaCATCTGGAGTGCCTGGTGTCCCGTCACGAGCGAAGCCTGAGGATGACCGTGGTGAAGAGGCAGGCCCAGTCCCCAGCCGGGGTCTCCAGCGAGGTAGAGGTCCTAAAAGCTCTCAAATCTCTGTTCGAGCACCACAAAGCTCTGGATGAGAAGGTGAGGGAAAGACTACGGGTGGCTTTGGAGCGAGTGGCGTCCCTGGAGGAAGAGCTGCAGACCTCGTCTCAAGAG GTTTTGTCTTTAAGGGAACAAATCAAGCGACGGCAGCAAGGACTAGAAAACGGCAAAGAG CGGCTTCCAAACGGACCTTCGTCCATCTTGGAAGACGCAGACGTCGACCGGCAGCGAGAGGGCGAGATAGAGCGACAGAGGTCGGAACTGGGACAGCTGAAAGAGAGACTGGCTCTCATGTGCAGACAG GTTGGAGAGATCGAGGAGCAGCTGACGTCCGCCAGGAGGGAGCTGGCTCGATCGGAGGAGGCCAACCAGAAACTACAGAGGGATGTGAAAGAG GCACTCTGTCAAAGGGAAGACATGGAGGAGAGAATCACCACATTAGAACGCAG GTACCTGAGCGCCCAGAGGGAGGCGACGTCTCTCCACGACACAAAAGATAAACTGGAGAATGAGTTGGCCAGCAAAGACTCTCTGTACAGACAG AGCGAGGAGAAGAACCGTCAGCTTCAAGAGCGTCTGGATGATGCCAAACAGAAGCTGCAGCAAACTCTGCAGAGGGCTGAGACGCTGCCTGAGATCGAGGCCCAGCTCGCCCAGAGAGTGGCAGCACtcaacaaggt GCGGAGGAAGCGTCATGGTAACTTTGAGGAGCGACTGCGACAGATGGAGGCGCAACTGGAGGAGAAGAACCAGGAGCTACAGAGG gcgaggcagagggagaggatgaaCGATGAACACAACAAGCGTCTCTCCGACACGGTGGACAAGCTACTGTCTGAGTCCAACGAGAGGCTGCAGCTCCATCTGAAGGAGAGGATGGCCGCTCTGGAAGAAAAG AATGCCCTTTCTGAGGAACTATCCAACATGAAGAAACTCCAGGATGATCTCCTGGCAAACAAG GACCAGCTGATAGTGGAGCTCGAGCGGATTCAGCTGGAGTTGGATCAGCTGAGAGCGAGGCAGGGGGGCTCTTATTCCAG TCGCTCTCTGCCAGGTAGTGCTCTGGAGTTGAGGTATTCCCACGGGTGTGGGTCGCTCCCAGCAGGCTCCACCACTCACCTGGATCCCTTTGGAAACGCCTCCACTGGGAGCATGGTCAGGCTAAGTCATCGGCCCCGTTGGAGCTCCGCTAGAGAGGACTCTACCAAG TACCCAGACTGGGAGAGCGGGGCTCTGCTGGGGACTGGGTTCGAGCCGGGTTTGGATGTGGGCTGCTCAGACGACGAGGACGACGGGGAGACTCTGTTTGGCTCCGAGCTGATGTCCCCCACTGGACAGACGGACGTGCAGACCCTCGCCATCATGCTGCAGGAACAGCTGGAGGCCATCAATAAGGAGATCAA ACTAAtccaggaggagaaggagaacacGGAGTTGCGGGCCGAAGAGATTGAGAACCGGGTCAGCGTGGCTTTGGACAGTCCGCCCATCCCTCCGTCCTCCCTGGGGAGAGACAGCACAGGACGGGGCTTCATCCCCTCGTCCATCACATCCTCCACCCTggcctctccctcccctcccagCTCTGGACACTCCACCCCTCGCCTGCCTCACTCCCCGGCTCGCGAGACTGATAGACAA AACAGCAAAGATGATGACCGGTCCCTCGCTCTTCTTGACTCGACGCCTCCGTCCACTCCTCGCGCACTACGACTGGAAAGGATGACCCTCACCCATCCAGGAGCAATGCTCGATGACCCCCGGGAGTTTCGCAG TCTCTCGGCAGATGGCAGCAGCTCCAACAGCAGCCAAGACTCTCTCCACAAGTCCAGTAAGAAGAAAAGCATCAAGTCTTCCATCGGTCGGCTTTTtgggaagaaggagaaaggaagGATGGGCCAACCTGGGCGGGATGGATCATCTTCTCTTG CATCTACACCCTCTGAAGACATGGCCCCTGGAGACCCGATGGGGATAAACAAGTCTGGGACTCTGGGTCCAGCAGATAAAGACCGTCGCAGCAAGAAGAA GCATGAGCTACTGGAAGAAGCATGTCGCCAAGGACTTCCCTTTGCATCTTGGGACGGACCCACCGTTGTTTCTTGGTTGGAG CTGTGGGTGGGAATGCCGGCGTGGTACGTTGCAGCCTGTCGCTCCAACGTGAAGAGTGGCGCCATCATGGCCAACCTGTCTGACACAGAGATCCAGAGGGAGATTGGCATCAGTAACCCGCTTCACCGCCTCAAACTGCGGCTGGCCATCCAGGAGATGGTTTCACTCACCAGCCCCTCTGCTCCGGCCAGCACCCGCTCT TCGACCAGTAACGTGTGGATGACCCACGCAGAGATGGAGACCCTGAACGCAGCCACCAAGCCTCCG GAGTTCAAAGAGTTCAGCTGGGATCAG ATACTGGCCTATGGCGATATGAATCATGAGTGGGTGGGCAACGACTGGCTGCCCAGCCTGGGCCTGCCACTATACCGCAGCTATTTCATGGAGTCCCTGGTGGATGCCCGCATGTTGGACCACCTGACCAAGAAGGAGCTGAGAGGACAGCTCAAAATGGTGGACAGCTTCCACAG GGTCAGTTTGCATTACGGCATCATGTGCCTGAAGCGTCTGAACTATGATCGcaaggagctggagaggaggagagaagagagtgttCATCAGAACAAAG ATGTGATGGTGTGGTCCAATGAGCGTGTGATGTGCTGGGTGCAGAATATCGGTCTGAAGGAGTACGGCGACAACCTGCGCGAGAGCGGCGTCCATGGGTCTCTGCTGGCTTTAGACGACACCTTTGACTACACTGACCTGgccctgctgctgcagatcCCCAATCAGAACACACAG GCCAGACAGCTCCTGGAGCAAGAGTACAACTCCCTCCTCTCCATGGGAACCGACAGACGACCTGATGAG GATGGAGTGAAGACGTTCACCCGCTCGCCCTCCTGGAGGAAGATGTTTAGAGAGAAAGACCTACGGGGCGTGACCTCCGACTCCGCCGAGACCCTGCCTGCTAACTTCCGTGCCTCAGCCATTTCCACGCCCTCCGTTACCCTGAGAAAGGTTCAGAGTGATG CCAGCTCTGGTGCCCGGGGTGAATCTGCCTCAGTGAGGACGTACTCCTGTTGA
- the ntf4 gene encoding uncharacterized protein ntf4 yields the protein MHWLPLVAMVIASALPFPHNPVSRIAAATTEHRHDPAARLAAPPVDYNFHRNASQKDYNMAAALSQHTNRQNLQNRKDYVKSSAEEKTSTFKVETQGTYQSNSNSGSDDKSRVDVPTEEGTLRTEDISQDNSLPKDYKADSSSRRDYASFVDFSKKDNLQDSTERLLSVSTAETHNAVSPAANLPGQRVPEPTVPSEKLRDAPAVGTGSLNLEAGLGLGTGLDNILDGGQMFLDAHPRVLFSPSPSPPEHPPLLLMLETGLLEEDRDGEEQEDMDGHIEGHGDRAIDRSTTLSWADSSGVTEVAHPVKRDKRSHVIDRRRGEKSVCESENVWVNNKTTAIDSHGQKVTILQEIQTQTGPLKQYFFETRCRKAEQLSNAGSSRVGAAPKSIGTGVAGAGCLGVDKKQWVSECKAKQSYVRALTKDANNRTGWRWIRIDSSCVCVLLSRTNQAVGREVLTRKGRG from the coding sequence ATGCACTGGCTTCCcctggttgccatggtgattGCCTCGGCCCTGCCCTTCCCTCACAACCCCGTGTCCAGGATCGCCGCAGCGACGACAGAGCATCGTCATGACCCGGCTGCTCGCCTCGCTGCTCCGCCTGTGGACTACAACTTCCATAGAAATGCCTCGCAAAAGGACTACAACATGGCTGCTGCTCTTAGCCAACACACCAACAGACAAAACCTCCAGAACCGTAAGGATTATGTGAAATCCTCCGCTGAAGAAAAGACTTCCACCTTCAAAGTGGAGACTCAAGGAACATATCAATCTAATAGCAACTCAGGCAGCGATGACAAAAGCCGTGTGGATGTTCCCACAGAAGAAGGAACGCTCAGGACCGAGGATATCTCCCAGGATAACTCTCTACCAAAGGACTACAaagctgacagcagcagcaggcgagATTACGCCAGTTTTGTGGACTTCTCCAAGAAGGACAATCTTCAGGACTCTACAGAAAGACTGTTGTCGGTTTCTACTGCAGAAACCCATAATGCCGTCAGTCCTGCTGCTAATCTACCGGGTCAAAGAGTACCAGAACCAACTGTTCCCTCGGAGAAGCTGAGAGATGCACCTGCAGTCGGGACGGGAAGCTTGAACCTGGAGGCAGGGCTGGGTCTGGGGACCGGGCTGGACAATATCTTAGATGGAGGCCAGATGTTTCTGGATGCACATCCGCGAGTCCTGTTCTCTCCTTCCCCGTCGCCTCCAGAACACCCGCCTCTCCTGCTTATGTTGGAGACCGGCCTgctggaggaggacagggacggagaggagcaggaggacatgGACGGACACATTGAGGGTCACGGGGACCGGGCGATCGACAGGAGCACGACTCTGAGTTGGGCAGACTCTTCCGGAGTCACCGAGGTTGCCCATCCTGTGAAAAGGGATAAACGCTCACACGTGATCgacagaaggagaggggagaagtcGGTGTGCGAGTCGGAAAATGTTTGGGTTAATAACAAGACGACCGCCATCGACTCCCACGGTCAGAAGGTCACCATCTTGCAGGAAATCCAGACCCAGACAGGACCACTCAAACAGTACTTTTTTGAGACTCGATGTCGCAAGGCCGAGCAGCTCAGCAATGCTGGCAGCTCGAGGGTCGGCGCGGCACCGAAATCTATCGGGACGGGCGTTGCCGGGGCCGGCTGCTTGGGCGTGGATAAAAAACAGTGGGTGAGTGAGTGCAAAGCCAAGCAGTCGTACGTCAGAGCGCTCACCAAAGACGCTAACAACAGAACCGGATGGAGGTGGATCCGCATCGACTCGTCCTGCGTCTGTGTGCTGCTTTCCAGAACCAATCAGGCAGTGGGGAGGGAGGTCTTGACGAGGAAGGggagaggctga